ACGACCGCTGCGGGTGGCCCCCGGACGGCGGGCACCCCGGACGACGCGATCACGTCCGGCGAGGCGCCCGACCTGATCTACGTGCTCCCCAGCGACGGGTCCTCACGATGCCGCCGCCCGTGGCCAGCCCTCGTGGCCGCCGCGGCGGCTCTGCTCATCCTCGCCGGGATCGTCACCTGGTCGACCCAGGGCGACGACCCCTCGGATGGCGGCATCGCCGACACGACGGGGTCGCTCGCACCACTCGGCCTCGACCCCGCACCCGACGGGTACGTCCTGCGCCAGGTCGTCCCGCCCTCCGCCGAGCCGGCACCGGACGAGGACCGCACCGGCACGTGGACCTTCTACGGACCGGACGCGCCCGACGACGCGCCACCACACGGCATCGCCGTGGGGAGGGCGGGCGCCGTCGAGGACGGCTTCGGCCTCGACGAGCGGGACGATCCCGACGCGACGCGGGTCGAGGTGGGCGACGGGATCGGGCTCCTCCACCTCTCGGACGGCGAACCCGTCCTCGAGGTCGAGCGCGACGGCGAGCTGTACGCCCTCATGGGCCGCAACGTGGACACCCAGACGCTGCTCGAGGCTGCTGCCACGGTGTCCATCGACGACGGGCGTCGCGCTGTCCTCGACGTCTCCCGTCTGCCGAACGGGTGGCGGGAACACGGCCACGTCGCGCCGGCCCGCTCGAGGGGGACCGTGGTCTACGCAGGGGGCGGTGCCGCCGCGGACCCGCTCGTCGTCATCTCGTGGGAGCCCGGCGGCGCAGAGCGCCTGGAGCTCATGCGCTTCCTCGTCGACGAGACCGCAGGCGACTGCGCACCGTGCCCGGCCGTCGACGGCCACCCCACCGTCGCCGGCTCGTCGGCCTTCGCCGAGGCACAGGGGGCCGACGTCGTCGCCTACCTCTCATGGGCGGCCGGCGGGCGCGTGGTGTCGATCACCGGGCACGGAACGACGCTCGGCGACCTCTACACCGTGGCGGCGTCGCTCGCCGAGACGACGTGGGACGAGCTCGAGGCGGCGATGGTGCCCTTCGACTCGGACGACGGCTCGCAGCCGCAGGAGCCATAGCCGTCAGCCGGCACCGCCCCACAACCGGAGCAGCTCGACGGCCAGCTCGTCGGGACGCTCCTCGGGGAAGAACAGCTTCGCCCCGTCGAGCTCGACGACCCGCTCGCACCCGGGGATCGTGTCCCGCAGCCAGTGGGCCCACTCGACGTCGAAGAAGACGTCGTCGGTGCCCCAGACGACGAGCGTCGGCGCCGTGAGCGATCGCAGCTGCGGCTCGATCTCGACCGTCTGGCTGTTGTCGTGGGTTTCGGTGAACCAGCGCTCGAGGTTCGCCGTGGACTCGGCGGTGGCGAACAGCGGCCCGAGGTACGTGCGCACGGTCTCGGCGTCGAGCCGCTCCGGGTGCTCGCAGGCGACGGCGAAGCCGGCCCGGGCGACCTCGACGTCGGCGAGCATCTGCGCACCGAGGTCGGGCAGCCCGCCGGCGGCGACGAGCTCCTGGATCGAGCCGAGCGCCGCCGGCGGCCAGTTGTCGTGGACGTCGCAGTTCGTGAGGCTCAAGGTGCGGATCCGCTCGGGGTGACGGGCGGCGAAGATCTGGCAGATCCCGCCCCCGCTGTCGTTGCCGACGAGGTCGACCTGGTCGAGTCCGAGGGCGTCGCACACGCCGAGGAGCATCTCGGCCTGGCTGCGGAACGACAGGTCCTGGTCCGCCGCGATCCGCGTGTCGCCGTGGCCGAGCAGGTCGACGGCGACGCAGCGACGCACCGCCGCCACGCGGTCGATCACGTGGCGCCAGAGGTGCCCGTTGAGGAAGACCCCGTGGACGAACAGCGCGACGGGCGCGTCGCCTCCGGTGTCCGTGTAGGCGATCTCCCCCTGATCGGTCGTGACGTGCTGCACCGTGCGTCCCATGTCCCGTCCTCCGTCGACGTCGTCGTGAGAGGAGCACGGTGACGGAGGCGGAGACGAGAGGCGATGACCTGCGACGTCAAGGCGTCGCAGCGCGCGAGCGCCGGTCGCGTGTCGTGGGTCACACTGTGGAGGTGATCGACCACTTCCGCGCCGCCTGGGACGAGATCCTCGCCCCCGGGACCATGTTCGAGATGACCGAGACGGAGGTCCGAGGCATCCCCATGCGGGTCTTCGCCGCGGCCCCGCCGTCGATGCGCTCGGTCTGGGAGCTCACGGCGGGCTACGCCGACCGCACCTACGTCGTGTTCGAGGACGAGCGCTACACCTACGCCGACATCGACGCCCGCGTGCGGGCCCTGGCCCACGTGCTGCGCGAGCAGCACGGCGTCGGCTCCGGCGACCGCGTCGCCATCGCGATGCGCAACTACCCGGAGTGGGTCATCAGCTACTGGGCCATCCTCGCCACCGGCGCCGCCGCCGTCGGCATGAACGCGTGGTGGACCGGCCCCGAGATGCAGTACGCCCTCGGAGACTCGCAGCCGAAGGTGCTCATCGCCGACGGCGAGCGGGTCGAGCGGGTCCTGCCCATGCTCGACGAGCTGCGGGCCGGCGCGCCGCTCCACCTCATCACGACCCGCCACGACGGCGAGCTGCCCGCCGGCGCCGACCGCTGGGACGACGTCGTCGACCCGTCGACCGCGCCGGACACCTTGCCCGAGGCGGACATCGACCCGGATGACGACGCCACGATCTTCTACACGTCGGGCACCACCGGCTTCCCGAAGGGCGCCCAGCTCACCCACCGCGGGTGCGTGCACAACCTGATGCACATCATCGCCATGGGCCAGATCGCCGGCGCCGCGGTGCAGAAGGCCGCCGAGGCCGCGGGCGAGCCCGCACCCGATCCGGCCGCGCAGGGCCCCGCAGGGTCGCCGGTGATCATGGCGCCGACGCCGCTGTTCCACGTCACCGCGAACAACTGCCTGCTGCACCCGGCCACCATCGGCGGCGGGACGATCGTCCTCACCTACAAGTGGGACCCGGGCCGCGCGCTCGAGCTCATCGAACGGGAGAAGGTCACCAACTTCAGCGGCGTCCCGACGATGAGCCGCGAGCTGCTCACCCACCCCGACTGGTCCACCCGCGACACGTCGTCCATCGCAGCGATGGGCGGCGGCGGCGCACCGATGCCCCGCGACCTCGTCGGCAAGATCGGCACGTCGTTGAAGAGCGGTGCGCCGTCGACGGGCTACGGCCTCACAGAGACGTGCGGCATCGTCACCGGCAACTCCGGGGCGACCTACCTGGCGAAGCCGGAGTCCGCAGGGCCGATCGTGCCGACGCTCGACGCCAAGGTGGTCGACGAGGAGGACCGGGAGGTCGCACCCGGCGAGCCGGGCCGCCTGCTCGTCCGCGGGCCGATCGTCATCAAGGGCTACCTCAACAAGCCGGAGGCGACTGCCGAGTCGATCCGCGACGGGTGGTTCGACACCGGCGACATCGCCCGGCTCGACGAAGACGGCTTCGTCTACATCGTCGACCGTGCCAAGGACATGGTCCTCCGCGGCGGCGAGAACGTGTACTGCTCCGAGGTCGAGGCCGCGATCTACGAGCTCGACGGCATCGCAGAGGTGGCGGTGTTCGGCGTGCCCGACGAGCGCCTGGGCGAGGAGGTCGCGGCGGCCGTGGTGCTCGCGCCCGGGACCGACATGGACGCCGACGGCCTGCGCGCCGCGCTGAAGGACCGCATCGCGAACCACAAGATCCCCGCGCACGTGTGGTTCCTCGACGAGCAGCTCCCCCGCAACGCCAACGGCAAGTTCGTGAAGCGGGAGCTGCGGGACCGCCTCGTCGCGGAGATGGCGTAGGTCGGTATCACGGGCCGCCGCCTGGGCTCAGGTGCTCACGACGGTCGGCCCGGCGCCGATCAGGACACCTGACCCTACGAACGACGCGCCACGACGGCGCAGAAGGATCGACCACATGCGGGCACGGGTACGACACCTCACGATCGCCGGCGCGGCCGGCGCGATGCTCCTCGCGGGAGCGTGCGGCGAGGCGGCGGAGCGGGTGGGCGAGAACGCCCTCGAGGCAGCGATCGAATCGGAGTCCGGCGCCGACGTCGACCTGAACCTCGACGACGACGGGGCGATCAGCGTCGAGACCGAGGACGGCTCGTTCAGCATGGGCCAGACGGAGATCCCCGACGACTGGCCGTCCGACGTGCCGCTGCCGCCGGACCTCGAGACGCAGACGGTCTCGCAGCAGAGCGACGCCACGTCCGGGGAGGCCACGACGCTGGTGATGGGAACGACGGGGCTCGAGCCCGCGCAGGTCGCCGAGCTCTACGCCGACGCCCTCTCCGGCTGGGACGAGACCGTCAACAGCACGACCTCCGCCGACGGATCCACCACCGTCAACATCGGGTTCGAGCGGCCCGACCGCGACTCCGTCGTCGTCATGGCGACCAACGACGGGACCGGCACCTTCGTCACCGTCATGTACGGCATCCAGACGCCGTGATCGGCCGGCCCCGGGGGTGACCCCGGGGCCTACACTTCGTCCGCGCCCACGCTCAGGGGGCGCGGTGCCCAGCATCCGAGGGGAGGTGCGGTGCGCGATCCGGACGACACCGGCGACGGCGGCACCGGCACGGGCTCCGCGCTGTTCCAGCAGCTCCGCCTGGCCCTCGACGCCGGTGGGCTCGGCACGTGGCGATCCGACCTCCGCACCGGGCACATCTCCTGGGACGAGCGGCTCGAACGCATCTTCGGGCTCGACCCCGGCACGTTCGACGGCACGACCGACATGTGGATGGAGCGGGTGCACCCCGACGACCGCTCCCGGATCCTGCTCGAGCTCGGTGACGACGCCCCGCACCCGGGGCCGTTCACCGTGCGCCACCGCGTCGTGTGGCCCGACGGCACCGAGCGCTGGATCGAGGGCTGGGTCCAGGCCGTCGTCGAGGACGACGAGGTCGTCGGGACGATCGGCTGCGCGCGCGACGTCACCCGGGACGTCGTCGCCGAGGCCGCGCAGCGGGCGCAGGTGGCCTACCTGGAGCGGGTGGCCGATGCCGAGCGGCTCAACCGCGAGCGACTCGAGTTCCTGCTGCAGATCAACGACGCGCTCTCCCACGCCTCGACGGTGCAGGAGGTCATGCGACGGGTCACCCGCGCCGCCGTCCCCCGCCTCGGCGACTGGTGCTTCATCCACGTCCTCCCCTACGAGGGGGCGACGACGGCGCTCATCGACGCCGCCCACAGCGACCCCGAGATGGTCGAGTCGGCCGCGCGCCTCGCCGACCGCATGGCCTACGACCTCGACGCCACGTGGGGCGCGAGCGCGGTGATCCGGGTCGGGCGCCCGGAGTTCTTCCCCCAGCTCGACGTCACCCGGATCAAGGGGATCAGCGACAACGCCCGGCGGATCCTCATGAGCATGGGCCTCCGCAGCTCGATCGTCGTGCCGATCAAGCTGGGTGACCGCACCTACGGGGCGATCACCTTCCTCATGACGTTCGGCAGCCGCCCCTACAGCGAGCAGGACCTCATGCTCGCCGAGTCGGTCGCCGGACGTGTCGCCCTGGCCCTCGAGAACCTCGACCTCGTCGCCCGCCAGGTCGAGATCGCCCAGGTGCTCCAGGAGAGCCTGCTGCCCGGACGGCTCCCGACGATCCCGCACGTCGAGCTGGCGGTCCGGTACACGCCCGGCGGTGAGGGCACGGAGGTCGGCGGCGACTTCTACGACGTCTTCGAGCTCGACGACGAGCGCGCGTGGGGGATCGCCGTCGGTGACGTCTGCGGCCAGGGCCCGCTCGCCGCCGCGCTCACCGGGCTGGCCCGCCACACGATCCGCTCGGCGGCGTGGCGGGATGACGACCCGGGCACCGTCCTCGAGCGGCTCAACGAGGCCGTCTTCCGGTCCGAGACCGACTCGTTCTGCACGGCCGTGTACGGCGTGCTCGACGCCGTGGACCGTCGGCTGCGCCTGGCGCTCGGCGGACACCCGCTCCCCATCCTCGTACGACCCGACGGCTCGGCCGAGCAGGTCGGCAGCCCGGGGCTGCTCATCGGGGCGTTCGAGGAGGCGCGCACCTCACGGTTCGACGTCGACCTGCCCTCCGGCTCGTTCCTCGTGCTCTACACCGACGGGGTCACCGACGTGCCGCCGCCGCACGAGCTGAGCCCCGAGCGCTGGGCCGAGATCGTCGGGACGAGCGCCCGGAGCGCACGGTCGGCCGACCACCTCGCCGACCTGCTCGTCGACGCCCTCGATGCGCTGCGCCCGGCCCGGGCCCTGCGCGACGACGTCGCGCTCCTGGTGCTGCGCTCGGTGTGAGCGTCAGCCGACGAGCAGATCCTGGACGGTCTGGCCGCCGGGGCCGTCGAGGGTGAGCCGGTAGCGGTAGGGGCCGATCGCACCAGCGGGCACGCACGCCGACTCACGTCCGCTGACGGGCCGCGGCCCGGCGGTGAGGCCGGCACCCGACAGCGACGCCGTGTCGGCACCGTCGGTTGCCCAGATGAGGTCGACGGTCTCGCCGGCACAGGTGGAGTCGGGGACGACCCGCCCCGAGAAGCGGATGATCGTCGGCGGTGGCGGTGCGGGCTCCGTCGGATCGGTGGTCCCGGGCGGCGGCGCCGGCGGTGCCTCTGGTGCCGACGGCGGAACGGACGGTGGCGCGGGCTCCGTCGGCTGAGGCGACGGTGGGGCGATGGTCGAGGCCGTCGTGGGCGGCGCGGCGGTCGTCGACGTCGTCGCCTCGGTGGTCGGCGCCTCGTCGGTGGTGGTGGAGGACGACGGGACCGTCGTGGCGAGGGCCTGCTCGCCGTCGAGCGCCACCTGGTCGGTGCCGTCGCCCACGGCGTCGGCGATCGCGACCAGCGCCCCCACGACGACGACGGCGGCGATGATCGCCATCAGCACCCGCGTGCGCGCCTGGTGGGGTGGGCGCCCGCCGTCGGTCGGAGGCTCGGCGTCGGCGTCGGGCGCGCCGTCGTCGCCCGACCCGGCCGAGGCGGACCCGTCCATCGGCACGCCGGAGCCGGCGAGGGCCGCGGCCACGTCCGCCTTCAGGAGCGGACCGGCGACGGCGAGCGGGACCGCTGCGAACATCGCGGTCGGCGAGAGCCGCAGGTCCTGGCGCTCCTCGCAGTCGACGCAGGCACCAGCGTGGCGATCGATCGCCTTGGCGGCCGCAGGACCGAACGTGTCGATCCCCTGGGCCGCCAGCACGCCACGCAGCTCCGGGCACGCCGGGGCGCCGCCGCTCCACAGGACCCACGCCCGGATGGCGGCGCCGAGGCGCGCCTTCAGGCGGAACAGCACCTGGTGGGCGTTGTTGGTGGTGACGCCGAGCGCCTCGGCGATCTCGGCCGGGCCGAGGTCGTGGCGCAGGTGCAGGTCGAGGACGCTGGCGTCGCGCTCGCCGAGCGCCGCCGAGGCCGCCCACACCAGGTCGATGTCCTCGGCCCGGGCCGCCGCGACGGACGCGTCGGCGTCGCCACCGCTGCGGTCGATCACCGCGACCGTCTCCTCGTCGCCGAGGGCGACGGATCGCCGCTCCCGCTCGAGCCGGTTGAGCGATCGGTTGCGCGACGTGCGCAGCAGCCAGCCTCCGAACGACTCCGGCCGTTCGAGCCGGGCCAGCTGCTGCCAGGCCACGAGGAACACGTCCTGGCTGACCTCCGCGGCCAGCTCGCGGTCGTGGAGGATGCGGTGCGACACGTCGAAGACACGATCGAACCAGCGGTCGAACAGGACGCCGAAGGCGTCCGGGTCCCCGTCCCTCGCCGCGAGGACGAGGTGGACGTCGTCGAGGCCACGCGTCGCCATCGCTGCACAGTCGATCACAGGATGGTGACCGGCGTCCCCAGCGGGAGCAGGTCGTTGAGGGTGGCCGCGACGTCGTTGGGCACCCGCACGCAGCCGTGGGAGACCGCCTGGCCGATGCTCGACGGGTCGTTCGTCCCGTGGATGCCGATCTGGCCGTCGCCGCCGGCGAACTCGGTGATGACGTCGGAGTGGCCGGACAGGCCGAAGGCGAACGGCCCGTAGGGGCCGTCGGCGGCGCCGGTGTCGAGCTTGTCGACGACCGAGAACCGGCCGGTGGGCGTCGGCGACTCGTCGCTGCCGACCGCGATCGGCGTCTCGAGGACGACCACGCCGGCGTCGAGGACGGTGAGGGTCCGCGCCGTCAGATCGACGACGACCTCGTGGTCGACCGTGTGGAGGTCCATCCCGTCGAGTCGGATCCAGCCCGTCGAGCCGTTGGGCCGCGTCGGGAGGAGGACCTCGAGCCAGCCGTCGACGGCGGACTCCACGAGCAGGGCCCGGGCCGAGCCGAACTCGGTGGTCGCGGGCAACGTCTGGACGGGCGTGGCGTCACCAGGGGCGGCGAACACCTCGACGGCCGCAGCGGTGCGGGCGACGACGACCGGGGAGGCCGGGCTCTCGCCGTCGTCGGCGACGGCGGCAGCGCTCGGCGTGGCATCCGGAGCGATCGACGTCGTCGACGCGTCCGGCGAGGTGGGGGCGCTCGTCGACGCGGCGGTCGACGACCCGGCGGGCCCGCCGCACGCCCCCGCCACGACGGTGACGGAGGCGAGCAGCAGGGCGAGCAGGTGGGTGCGGGTGCGGGACATGGTGCAGGTCACCTCGCCCTCAGCCCGTGAAGTCCGGGCGGCCCGAGACGGTGTCGCCCCGGGGATCGACCTCGGCCTGGCCGCCGCCACCGCCCTGGTCGCCGGGCTCGCCGGGATCGCCGGGCTCACCCGGATCGGGGCAGCCGATGCCGAGCAGCTGGCAGGGGTCCTCGGGCTGGGTCGGGTTGACGAAGTCGTCGGCCGCGCCGGCGCCGGGGAACGGGTGCGGATCCGGGTCGCCCGGATCGGTCGGCGGGAGGGTGAAGCCGCCGGGACCGTCGGGGGCGGGCGGGGTCAGGGCGTGGGCGGAGGTGGCGGGGACGAGCGTCCCGAGGACGAGGCCGGCGGCCACGAGGGCGGCACGGCGGCGGGAGTTGGAGGGGCGGGTGGTGGTCGTGCGGCGCATTCGGTCAGCTCCTTGGTCGGTCGCCGGGGTTCCGGCGTCTCGACCGTCCTGACCGACGGGCGCACGATCTCTTACACGTCCTCCGGAGAAATCTCAGACGTCGAGCGAGGAGAGGTCCGGCGGCACGTCGACGGCGTGC
This portion of the Actinomarinicola tropica genome encodes:
- a CDS encoding alpha/beta fold hydrolase gives rise to the protein MGRTVQHVTTDQGEIAYTDTGGDAPVALFVHGVFLNGHLWRHVIDRVAAVRRCVAVDLLGHGDTRIAADQDLSFRSQAEMLLGVCDALGLDQVDLVGNDSGGGICQIFAARHPERIRTLSLTNCDVHDNWPPAALGSIQELVAAGGLPDLGAQMLADVEVARAGFAVACEHPERLDAETVRTYLGPLFATAESTANLERWFTETHDNSQTVEIEPQLRSLTAPTLVVWGTDDVFFDVEWAHWLRDTIPGCERVVELDGAKLFFPEERPDELAVELLRLWGGAG
- a CDS encoding class I adenylate-forming enzyme family protein, with amino-acid sequence MIDHFRAAWDEILAPGTMFEMTETEVRGIPMRVFAAAPPSMRSVWELTAGYADRTYVVFEDERYTYADIDARVRALAHVLREQHGVGSGDRVAIAMRNYPEWVISYWAILATGAAAVGMNAWWTGPEMQYALGDSQPKVLIADGERVERVLPMLDELRAGAPLHLITTRHDGELPAGADRWDDVVDPSTAPDTLPEADIDPDDDATIFYTSGTTGFPKGAQLTHRGCVHNLMHIIAMGQIAGAAVQKAAEAAGEPAPDPAAQGPAGSPVIMAPTPLFHVTANNCLLHPATIGGGTIVLTYKWDPGRALELIEREKVTNFSGVPTMSRELLTHPDWSTRDTSSIAAMGGGGAPMPRDLVGKIGTSLKSGAPSTGYGLTETCGIVTGNSGATYLAKPESAGPIVPTLDAKVVDEEDREVAPGEPGRLLVRGPIVIKGYLNKPEATAESIRDGWFDTGDIARLDEDGFVYIVDRAKDMVLRGGENVYCSEVEAAIYELDGIAEVAVFGVPDERLGEEVAAAVVLAPGTDMDADGLRAALKDRIANHKIPAHVWFLDEQLPRNANGKFVKRELRDRLVAEMA
- a CDS encoding L,D-transpeptidase family protein, yielding MSRTRTHLLALLLASVTVVAGACGGPAGSSTAASTSAPTSPDASTTSIAPDATPSAAAVADDGESPASPVVVARTAAAVEVFAAPGDATPVQTLPATTEFGSARALLVESAVDGWLEVLLPTRPNGSTGWIRLDGMDLHTVDHEVVVDLTARTLTVLDAGVVVLETPIAVGSDESPTPTGRFSVVDKLDTGAADGPYGPFAFGLSGHSDVITEFAGGDGQIGIHGTNDPSSIGQAVSHGCVRVPNDVAATLNDLLPLGTPVTIL
- a CDS encoding SpoIIE family protein phosphatase, yielding MRDPDDTGDGGTGTGSALFQQLRLALDAGGLGTWRSDLRTGHISWDERLERIFGLDPGTFDGTTDMWMERVHPDDRSRILLELGDDAPHPGPFTVRHRVVWPDGTERWIEGWVQAVVEDDEVVGTIGCARDVTRDVVAEAAQRAQVAYLERVADAERLNRERLEFLLQINDALSHASTVQEVMRRVTRAAVPRLGDWCFIHVLPYEGATTALIDAAHSDPEMVESAARLADRMAYDLDATWGASAVIRVGRPEFFPQLDVTRIKGISDNARRILMSMGLRSSIVVPIKLGDRTYGAITFLMTFGSRPYSEQDLMLAESVAGRVALALENLDLVARQVEIAQVLQESLLPGRLPTIPHVELAVRYTPGGEGTEVGGDFYDVFELDDERAWGIAVGDVCGQGPLAAALTGLARHTIRSAAWRDDDPGTVLERLNEAVFRSETDSFCTAVYGVLDAVDRRLRLALGGHPLPILVRPDGSAEQVGSPGLLIGAFEEARTSRFDVDLPSGSFLVLYTDGVTDVPPPHELSPERWAEIVGTSARSARSADHLADLLVDALDALRPARALRDDVALLVLRSV
- a CDS encoding RNA polymerase sigma factor — protein: MATRGLDDVHLVLAARDGDPDAFGVLFDRWFDRVFDVSHRILHDRELAAEVSQDVFLVAWQQLARLERPESFGGWLLRTSRNRSLNRLERERRSVALGDEETVAVIDRSGGDADASVAAARAEDIDLVWAASAALGERDASVLDLHLRHDLGPAEIAEALGVTTNNAHQVLFRLKARLGAAIRAWVLWSGGAPACPELRGVLAAQGIDTFGPAAAKAIDRHAGACVDCEERQDLRLSPTAMFAAVPLAVAGPLLKADVAAALAGSGVPMDGSASAGSGDDGAPDADAEPPTDGGRPPHQARTRVLMAIIAAVVVVGALVAIADAVGDGTDQVALDGEQALATTVPSSSTTTDEAPTTEATTSTTAAPPTTASTIAPPSPQPTEPAPPSVPPSAPEAPPAPPPGTTDPTEPAPPPPTIIRFSGRVVPDSTCAGETVDLIWATDGADTASLSGAGLTAGPRPVSGRESACVPAGAIGPYRYRLTLDGPGGQTVQDLLVG